In Fragaria vesca subsp. vesca linkage group LG5, FraVesHawaii_1.0, whole genome shotgun sequence, the genomic stretch TGCGGCATGTCCTGCCACGTGTCCTTCTCCGCGTCGTAGACCACGCCGTCTTTCAGGGCGTCGCCTTTCACGTTCACCATGCAGAGCTTCCCTCTCCAGCCCACGGCGTCGATCGCTTCTCTGCTGAACCTGCCGTCTTTTAGAGAACTCACTCTCTCCCACTCCCATCCCGAGCTCTCGTTCCTGTTAGGGCTACAGTTCTTCTTGCTCCTCAAGTCCCACTTCTCGACGGAGCGAGCTACGTCCACGGAGAAGTGGGACCCGATCCCACTCGCCACGTACACCGCGCCGCTCAGAGCTCCAGCAGCACACCAGCGACGCGGGGTGGCGAGTGGAGGCCCGAACACCCAGCCGCTCGTGCTCGGATCGAAAATGAGCGGCCGGGAGAGGGCGGAGAACAATTTATCAGTGGTGGCGGCGAGGAGGACCAGATTGCCGGCTGCGGAGACGGACTGGATCGGGAGGTTTCGGGATATGAACGCCGGGTGACGGAGCGACAGGCGGAGAGGCGGGTCCGGCGGGGTGGCGGGAAGAGCCCGCCACTTGGACGAGACCGGATCGTAACTGTAAAACTCGACCGAATTCGAGGACGGGGAAGACAACAGAGCATACAGAGAGAGAAAGGGAGGGAAGGAGAGCGTGTAAATGACGCGCCGCCACGAGCGGCAGACAGAGTACAAACTACTAGGGTCGACAAGGGAAAGAATCGCCTGGGCTATGTGATCGGGGAGTCCGGGGAGGAGAGGCTGCTGCTGCTGGGTGGTGCTGTTGTTTGTAGACAGCCTTCTGCGTTTAGAAACCTCCGGTACGGAGTTGGCCATAGAAAAGTTGGATGTGGGCGGTCTAGATTTGGAAATCTTGGAAGCAATAAATAGAGGAAGAAAAAGGAAGGTATCGTATCTATCTCAAAAGTAAAAGACTTTAGGGTTTTAATAGTGAGGGCTGGAGGAATCGAGGGAGAGGAGTGAGTGAGGGGAGAATGGTGGTACACCCGAAAAATAAAAGACAAAAGCTGGTGCCTTGCTGCCTCGGCCTCTCTTCTGCCCTCATCAGCCACCTGTTCTCTGTCTTTTGTGCTTTGGGGTAGGGGCCTAATTCCGTTACGTGGGCTTGCTCTCCTGTCCTTTGGATTTCAACGTCCTCGCCGTCCGATTAAGTAATACTGGCGGGGGTAAAGATGAAGAAGAGGAGACGTTTGGGGGACGTTTGGTTCTCTAAAAGGGAATATTTGGAGATATCAGATATGATGGGCAGTGTTGAAAAGAGTGAGACGGTCTTGGGAGGTTAAGAGAGAAGAAAAGTTGTATAAAAGGGGTATAATACGATATAGAATTTTACAAAAATCAAGGGCTGTATAGATAGCAAATATAAAGGTGTAACTAAAAATGAGATTCTACGCGCCAATGATGTGTAAGTGCTCAAATCGTTGTATAGGAAGATCGAAATCAGATTAGAGACTCTAAATTCATTCGTTTCAATTTCATTTTTGATCCGATTAAATTATATTAAACGCCCATAATAAGAGTACATCTTTTTTGACCTAGTATTCTCACCTCTTTAGTTAGAAACACTTGAGACTATTTTTTTGAGTTTTAATTTTGCTAATGGTATTAGTATATATATATATAGGGTGACGTAAATGACCGGATTAAAATACTGTATATTAGTTGCTCGGTTCACTTGCATCTTGGTGTATAGAAGAATTTTCGAATGCTTATATGCCTCTATATTCATTTAAGCTTCATTGCTCCATCTGTTTATTCTCCGATGGTCTGGCTAGGGAGTCGGGATCATTCCAACTTACGCTTCTGTTATTTTTGATTTGGATATATATTCAAACTATTGTATTCAAAACTGGTAGCTTTATAGGCTCTGTTCAGTTCCTTGGCTCTTAAGAATAAAACAATGAGGCTTATGGGGGTGCTTCACAGTTGCTTATTAACATATGATGATCGAGGTTCCCCATTTCTACCATTTCTACCATTTCTACCTTGTTGGAGACTCAAGTCTCAAATTGAATTTGGCATCCTTAGTATTGAAGAGCAAAAAGTAGGGAGCATTGGAGTGGTTGTGTAGGGCGGTTTGTGACATTTGAGTGGTTCAAAAGTAGCTCCTCCTTTCGTATGCATGCTTGACGTTTACTTCTTCCTTTATGAAACTTTTTGTGGCAGAGAAACAGAGCATTTGTTCCTTTTTTTCTCCTTTTTTAAACCTTAAAGTTCTTAAAAGGTAAAATAACACGTTTGCTTTCTTGGTTTATTCGTTTGGTATTTTGGTGTGAGGAATAATAATAGATCAGGGGAGCTTTGTACTAGAATATCTTGGCTAAACCAATTATTAACTCGTTCCCGCTAGTATTGCTATACACTTGAGGATTTAGACGGATATACTGCTGACCTTTTTTATAGTTACTTTTGTTGAAGGTGTAGCAGTCTTAGCTAGAAGCTTTATTTAAGAATTATTGTCAAATGTGTGGTCGGTGTAGTACCTGATCAGTGTTGTGTAACAAGTGATCTTCGAATCCTTCAGCTTAAGCTAGAGGCCTCATTGTATAATCTTTTCGATCAATCGAATTTGTATAATCTTTTCGATCAATCGAATTTACCCCTTATTCCCTTAATACTCAACAACAGAAAGCCGTTCTAAAGAATGCTTTTGAAATTATTATTCAAGATGATTTAAGTTTGTCAGATGTAGACCAAACTAATTACTACCAATTCCAAAGAAAATAGTTTGGTTAAACCAATTATTACCCTGCGAACTTTAAACTTTTAAAGTCAGTTTCAGTTCTGTAAACTTTGAGCCAAATAAAGGTCGTAGGTTTGTCGAAAGAATAGAGTAATCAAATGGGCAAGGTGCAGGTGTCCTCATACGTAACATGCGTAGGCATGAAGGAAACACATAATAACAAGTATATGAACAGATACATGAAATGAGATACTATGAAAAGCCATAAGGTCAAAGTTTATTTGAAAAAGAGAAAAAATAAAAATAAAAATAAATTGATGTTCTCAATTCTCATATGATAAAATGACTATAATTGTATCCCTTTTCGTCAAAAATATAGTATACTGTATACACAAGGTGTCACCTACTCATTCTCAAGGAAAAAAAGCAGTCACCTACTCAAAAGTCAAACCTGAGTTCCTACAAAAGAAGGATTAGAAATGACCCCATCATGATTCATCATCGCTACTCTCTATAAGAAGCGGCTCTGTGTTCTTTAGCCTTTTTGAGGATCTTCTTTCAGTTTCTTGTTCTTCTTTATCCTCAACAGGCTGCTTTGCATCTGCATACATACTCACTTGTTCAAGGATTCTACTTCCATATTTCTCCGTCTTGACTTTCCCAATGATCTTCTCCAACTGCTACGAGATCAGATATGTTTTAGGTTACGCTAGACTGCTGACATGTGTATAGCAAGGCACATATAATGCAAGTACGAGTTCAGCATACAGTACAATGCACACCAATTTGTGCTTATTGTACGGCACAAATTGCACGCAATTTCAAATTTCATTGCTCCATGTCAGCATATATATGAATATGATTTGAACATTATCTTGACAACTCTATTAGGAACAAGCTCAGACGAACAAGCTGACATACCGTGAATTTAGGACTAACCTGTTCCATTGAATTTGGCTTCTGGTCATCTATCATGCTGATTTGTTGAGTAGACAGAACAGAATGAGGGAATATCCCTCCATGATCTGAAGAGAGTTCCTTCCGCAGCTCATCAAGCTTTTGTTCCAGACATGAAGATGCACGACTCCGTTTGACTGATCTTACCCCAGCTACTTTCTTCTGTCCGGTAGACATTTCAAGTTTAACACTGCTTCTCCCTAAATGCGAAATGACCAGGGAATGACACCAGTTAGATCTTAACTATAAAACAAGCCAAAACTAGTCATAGAACTTCTTTTCTAGAATATACGGGTTTCTGTAATTTATGGCCACTGGAAAGAAGAAATATAGGGTTAACTTGTATAAGAACTCTTTTTCTTTGCTCTGTGGATTCACTGGATTGGGACCATATTTTCAATGCAGAGGATTGAACGAGCTGTCATAAACAAACATATAATGGGACCAGGTAGAAGGAATCATCATACATACTTTTCTTAACATGTAGTAAGACCTTTAACACCAATATTACAGGGTATGGAACTTACCTAGGTGGTCCATAACACTAGATTCCATATCCAAAGTGAGTTAGATTTTTATTTTCAAGGAGTTAGTCTTTTTCCATACTATCAATGACATGGCTACCTCTCAATTATCAATGAAATATAGAGATAACTAGAAGGAATTAAAGAATACTTGGTTGCATATGCATGTGCATTTCAAGATATTGTTGTTATCTGTGTACTAAAGGGTGTAATTACCAAATGGTTAATTTGATGCATTTTCGGGCGTCCACCTGACATGCCTTAAACAGATAAAGGTTAGTTTTGACAACAACAGAACTAGAATTCAGTCATATTATGAAGGAAGCAATATAATTTCCCAGTGTCAATACCATATTCAGCAGGTAACGGCATTTTTGCCAAACTCAACAACATAACTGAGACAATTCTAAAAGCTTAAGACTGAACTATTTACTGTAGATTTACTTCGAAAAAGGACAAGAACAGTACATGCAACTCTTGGCTGTCAATGGAAACTTTAAGATTAGCATGGTCACTTGACGTCAGGGTTATCCTAAAACTAAAGCATGACACACACACACACACTTAAGCTTGTGGCCTTCAGAGTACATAGCTTTGGAAATGTAAACAATAGTCATAGAACAAATAAAAATAAGCATAAAATAATAAAATAAAATAGAATAAAATCTTTTCAAAAAAAGATAAAACAGTTCTTACCTTGCAGTACCTGCTTTGCCAAAGGTCCTAATGTTACATATGCATTTGTGGAATAAGCTGTGTGCTGAAATTCTTCTTTCTACATCAACAACACAATGATTACCTATGGCATACCGGAACTGACCATAATATAAAAACGTTAAATGGTTAACCAACAGCGAAATGCTTAAGCAGGTCCACAGATTTCATCAGCATAAAATAATCAGGAGCAAGTCTTTATCTAAAACCATTCAACTATTTAATATAATTTGGAACACTCTTATCATTTATGGTCATTGAGGGAGAGGATAGAATAAATTTTAAAAATTGGAAATATCCAGCAAGGAAGGGACCAGTACAATAAAATTGGTAGTAAGGTTTGAAGTTTACATGTTTAATTAATATTATTTGCTGAGGTAAGAAAGATATTTTTTGGAAAGTTGGAAACAATTCAGAAACTTTACAGGAAACCAGGATATTTATTCATTTGTTATTTTTAAATGATAAATAAGGGCCCACACTTTTTGAATATAATATTATCATATTGCAAGGGAGTAACCAGCTAAATGAATTCACGGAAACATGCAACTTTTTTAAAGGCCCAAGAATCCTTCTTACCAGAACTCGACCTAATATAAGCTGAATGACAAGCTGCTCTATTTCCTCTCGCTTCAGCTCTGAACCTGAGTTATTAATATATCAATGATAAGTTTGCAATCCATAATCAACAGCATGAGAGTACTGGTCCGAAAGAACTCTGAAAGGTATTGATATCCTCCAATCATGTTATTCATATCATTGACACCAACCCAGACAGAGAGACTCTTAAAGACACTGATACACTACAATATTCCCAGACTTGGCTATTCAAAGACCTGAAAAGAACCAAATTAGGGTTACCAAATACTAGGAACACGTTATAGATATTGGAAAAAGATAACACAAAGAAAAACCACCACAGACCTTATGCACACCACTTCGTCTGTCAATCAAATTACTTCCATCAAATCTAAAGATCTAATAATCAACAGTCAAGCTTTCTGTCACTCAATATCCTGTATATATAATTCAACAAATGGATGCCATGAACAAAACAACAGTATGAAGTTCTAGCATCTCCATACTTGTCTTGTTTTATTTTTATATTTTTGCATCCAAATAAACCATTAAACACAACCATATGGTCCATACCCTTCAGTAAAGCACAACCCCGCACAAACCTCCTATCACAAACTTGCTTTCCAATTTCTTGAAGAAGCAATTTTTTTTTTTTTTTTTACTCATTTAATATCACTTGTATGCGGGAAGTTGCTCAACATATTGAACAAGTATTTACAACATCAAATAGCAACATTACATTGATATGTATGGGTGTCTCGGTGCTCTTGAGGTTTATGAAAATAAGAGTAAATCATCCAAGACCAAAAAATAGAAAGGCAAGCCACAAACATACCTACTTCCTTGTGCTTTATCTTAATCTTATCAACCAATTGTAACACTGTCAACCTCTGTTCATTTTCTTGCACATCTTTCAGCAAAGTAACCATAAGCTTAGCATGACCTGCAAGACATTTAAAAACTTACTTTAATTTCAACTGATTTTATACATGAATCATTTTTAACGAAACCCCAACAAGATAAGAAGACAATAAAAAAGACAACTGATAAGTATAAGATTTGAAGAGGATGCTCATATATGGTTTACTGTATGAAGGAAAGAAGACGAAGAAGAATACATGAAACTAGACTCTAGAATGCTAATATATAAGTCTTCAACAATTATATGGCATTGCCATGTCAAACATAAGGATAAGCAGAAGCTTGAATGGTATTAGCTCGATTAACTAGTAAATATGTAGAGAAGCATTCATGTTGTTCCTAATGTATATATCTCCCATAGCTGAATGAACAAGCATACTTCAATGTACAATAGAGGAATATAAATTGATCCTCACTCCATACCTCACATTTGAGCAATAAAAATAAGCTGTTCAACATCCCAAATTTTAACAGATTGTTTGGCATATCGCTTTTTCTTTTTCTTTTTTTTTTTTGAATAAAGGGATAGTGCTGCTGCCCTCAAGCCTATACTATTATAATGAAACGTGCAACTTTACACTCAACTTGCATCGAGAAGATTTCATGTGGAAGTTAATGACTACTGTTCTCTTCAAAGGTATAGCACGCTTGGATGTTTAAAAGTCCCTCTTATGGTTGATTAATTTGCTATTTTCTACATAGATCATTACAGTTTATCCCTATATCATAAACAGTATGTTTGTTCTCTGTTCCGTTCATGAAATCTCTTTATCATTATTTTCTAAAGATATAACCTTCTATAAGTTAGCAACGTATGAACAATTGTCTTTCCCTCTTAAATTACTATCCCTCTGTCTTCACTTTATAACCAACTAAAAGATGTCCTGCATTTTGCAAAGCAGCAATTATCAATACATCAAAGTTGCGTATTGCTATAATGGATGAATTTTAGTATGGTACAAAGTGTGCAGGAAAAAGAAAAGAAAAGAAGGCAAAGATCAAAACCGGATAAAGAAATGAAGCAATACAAATCTCATTAAAAATGAATAGGCAACTGATAAAGCATTATACTGTCAAAGAGAGCTCAAAGAAACATACGAGAGACGTCTACTTCTTTAACCTCATTTGAAAATGCACAGTTGTCACACATCCCTGAAATTTCGTTGATTGCAGTCATAGACTTAGAAATTAATAATATTAACCAAACAAATGTGCATATACAGTATTAACCAATAAAACAACTGTACCATTACAGTCCTGTAATGGCTCAGCAAAATGACGAAAGAAGGAGCTACGACGGCATTGTCTTTTTGACTGAAATAGAAAAGATCAAGAGTTAACCACATTTCTCACAAATGTATTTGGGTTAAGGCTAGAATGTTAAAAAAATTATATAACTAGGAATAAAAACACAGGTCTAAACAAATATCACAAGTAAACTGATAACTTTCGAGTTGTGTTAGGGTTCACCCTACTCCACAGTAAGCTTCATGGTTAAGGTTTGGGTTGGGCTAACTCTTAGATACAATAAACATGGCCCGACAAAACCCCGCTAAATACAACCTGTTGTGAAGTCTAGTTTAAGTGGACCCCGACACTAGATATGAAGCTTATAATTCGGTCATTACCTGACAATAGCGTACAATGTCATAAAGGTTCTGCAGTCCGCAGTTTTCATAGAAGACCATTGAACTCTGCTCAGAGGAAGGTCATACATGTACATTACGCAATGTTTCAGGAATTTTACATGGAAAAGGTGCGATGATTAAAAACAGCACCTGCCTAGGCATGTCAGCAGGCCGAAAGTAAAGCAGGCATTGAGAAGGGAGTCCATCTCGTCCGGCACGGCCACTTTCCTGCAGTAAAGAAGGTTAGAAAACGGATAAAACTCAACAAGCATGTAAGCTTAGCTGGAACGGCACAAAACCTGG encodes the following:
- the LOC101300259 gene encoding F-box/kelch-repeat protein SKIP25-like, which gives rise to MANSVPEVSKRRRLSTNNSTTQQQQPLLPGLPDHIAQAILSLVDPSSLYSVCRSWRRVIYTLSFPPFLSLYALLSSPSSNSVEFYSYDPVSSKWRALPATPPDPPLRLSLRHPAFISRNLPIQSVSAAGNLVLLAATTDKLFSALSRPLIFDPSTSGWVFGPPLATPRRWCAAGALSGAVYVASGIGSHFSVDVARSVEKWDLRSKKNCSPNRNESSGWEWERVSSLKDGRFSREAIDAVGWRGKLCMVNVKGDALKDGVVYDAEKDTWQDMPQGMIAGWTGPVAAMDEDVMYVVDEGKGALRRYDPGRDTWQQIIESDCLKGADQIAAGGGRVCVVCRGRIVVVDVTAARPRLWEVETPPGLEAVAIHILPRMTQLV